Sequence from the Melanotaenia boesemani isolate fMelBoe1 chromosome 21, fMelBoe1.pri, whole genome shotgun sequence genome:
TTTTCATTCAGGCTttgctttatttgtgtttcattttcctGGGGTTCAGAATCTTTATTTATCAGATGCATCACCAAAATGGTCTCCAAGAGGCTGAACAGCATCAGAGTAAAAATCCCAATGCAGTAGACAGCTGAGAAGAACAGTCAGCATCAATAATGTGGCCTTTTAAAATCTGTGTGTGGTATTTTAGCTTACATGAACAAGAAAGACTTTACACTTATTACCTATGAGTGGGATCCTGTCAGATGAACAAGGCAGAATTTCATTGAGGATTAGCTGCATCACTGTGACGGCAAGCAGCACAGTGATTTTGAAGCCAACCTTCTCACCCCCACTGTCTGACATCAGGAGGGAGGCCAAGTCCAGACACAAAAAGAAGAGGACGGGCAGCAAGAAGTTTGCAATGTAGAGGACagacctcctcttcatcttgaTCTGTGAAATAACGTGTTGTGTAATTAATGATCTTCCTTCAATGTATTTTACAGGAGATGAATACTTTGAACAAAATAAGCTAGTGACTAATGTGACAATacagaattatttttaataaaagacacAAGTATAGTCAGACAATTTGAtcaaacatgaaaagtaaaagtACATGAGATCTTTCTAGTAAAGGGTTGAGGGGTTTATTCAGAAAGGTAAAGTTGTTTAACTTTGTGTTGGAGGTGTATGTGTCAGCTGTAGATCTTACTGTTTGGTctgtcttttaatatttttgttattatactGCACATATTTTACATTGTTCTATAAATTCCAGCAGCAAGTGTTCCTGTGGAAAGGTTTTATAGCAGGGCAGCTTCAATTTGCATCACCGATAACTTCAAACTTCTGGTCTAACTTATTAGTacaaacaaatatttgttttatacttCCATTATGATCTACAGATATTAAAAAGGTGAGTACAATTACGTCTCAGATTTCCTCTCAGATTTTGTACGAATCAGTCCGACTTTAAGTACAGCTTCTGAAACGACTTTGTTGTCTGTGACAAAGGTCCTAAGCTAGAACTGTTCAGTTCAGTCCTCTGTCCGTGTCTTgctgccatccatccattttctataatgcttagtccagttcagggtcgcagagaagctggagcccatcccagcaattagcaggcgtgAGGCAAGGGACTATcccagggccaacacagagagacaaccatcctcatcctcatctctGAGAATGAGTGTGTGATAAGCTTGTGATCTAACACTTAATTCTTGTGCTATGATTTCTAACTATTCTGAAGCTTCAAATGcattcaaaacatttaatagTGGATATAATGTAGAAGAGCACAGAAGTCAACTTAAACACAAACTACAAAtattcagtggaaaatatttaaaagtactGAGCTAAGCAGTTTTTTCTCAAGTCTCAGTCACATAGGACCAAAACAGTGAAGCTTTGTTCTTGTACACTCTGTTGTTAGGCTAAAATGTAAAGTCATGTAATAACAGCTTGAAATGGATCAGTGTAAATAACCAGTTGAAACCTTTGTTTGTCTGTATCTACAAATACTTACAGTGTAAATAATCATTGTTTGGTTGAAACCAAAATGCTTGACAGTTTTGTCTGTCACTGTCATGCTGATGAATAGCCACTCGTACTGCGTCTGCATCGCTTCCCGAGACCACTCAGTGatcactgtgttgtttttgttgtagaaTAATTTCAGTTCTTTATCTAAAGTGGAAAATGAGAACAactgtgagttttttttttaacagatcaaCAATGGGATGACGTATGTTGCATATACAGTATGTGATGTTGCATGCTCATGCATCCATGTTCTGGGCTCACCAGAGTACATAATTGACTTGAAGgagatgttgcagctctgaataTCAAATGGGAATTTGTATACGTGCATCTTGCAGGtgctgatcaccacctggtcaTTTCTATATTCAACCCAACCATGACTCCTTATGTTGAGATAAGGACTTGGACTGGCTTTGTCCTGTTCTGTCCTGTTAGACAGCAAAGGATCGTGGTACTTTAAGTTTAAAGTGAACATCATATAGTTGTCTTTTATGctgtaaatcattttaaaaactttaaagtgGAATATTGAATTCAAAtgaatttcttgttttcataatttatgaaaacaagaaattaatagattttctgaaaataattAAGTGAAATCAGAATGAaggtttaaaatgacaaataaattattcttatcATGGACCACAATATCTTTCATTTTGTGCCTTTTTATAACTTCTATGATTACCAACCTTGTAAAttcttttctgcacatttgcaaacttgaaATTTTCAGGCAGATTGCTTTTACAGGATGACAAACTTGATTAACAGatgcaaactctgaaattattttcaaactttcatttacaactgcaaaatctttatgactttataTTGCGCCCATACCATTAGattctattttattcttgaAGGTAGATCTGTAAGTGTAAGCAAATGTGCATATATTTAAACTTACATCTCTTCTATGGTCAGATCTGGCATCCACAAAAGTTTTGCAGGCACTAATATATGGTCAAGTTCACAGAAGTCATTTGGATACCACCAAATGTGTTCATTATCCCatctctataaaaaaaaaaaaggttatggCAGCTCAAGAGGCAtaaaagaggaaacatttttttttttttggtggtgaGATGAAATGGTGCAATATG
This genomic interval carries:
- the LOC121632980 gene encoding 5-hydroxytryptamine receptor 3A-like, giving the protein MLVGFFSLLLITGGNASDSDQQEFYDDYPMPNLTMGFMPVSFEMEDLEPEIFPLIFEDIRVDIISANEVNISENCSFDAVLKHLNLTGNSDMYSLSRPVKHHRHLTWLFLEMKIYAILDVRETDQTFISYIWIYLRWDNEHIWWYPNDFCELDHILVPAKLLWMPDLTIEEMTEQDKASPSPYLNIRSHGWVEYRNDQVVISTCKMHVYKFPFDIQSCNISFKSIMYSDKELKLFYNKNNTVITEWSREAMQTQYEWLFISMTVTDKTVKHFGFNQTMIIYTIKMKRRSVLYIANFLLPVLFFLCLDLASLLMSDSGGEKVGFKITVLLAVTVMQLILNEILPCSSDRIPLIAVYCIGIFTLMLFSLLETILVMHLINKDSEPQENETQIKQSLNENHMNKWNNFHCCIRGIKKQSDCTSVSKGSADQSYSMTKEDSSNHLTKVSLTLEKVSDELEEIKKAVALLSNRKEDGKPGYWTRLARKINKFFTFFYVTSVILFLLMIFSVWILA